AGAGTCTCGGGACGCGGACTTTGTCGCCTGCATTCAGGTGTTCCAGCATAACGCCTGGGTTCACGGACTGGAGTGCCGAAAGCACGTAAAAGCGGGGGAGGTTCTGTGTGCCTGCGCCATACGTTCTGCGGAGGAGCTTGAACAGGTCTTCGCCGTCGTTAGCGGTAACGACCTTGTAAAGACCCTTGTTCGAGGGGTCGGACTGCAAGGCGGAGAGCGCGTTCGAGAACTTGGCGACGAAATTTTCGGCGTTGTTGCTCGGCTTCGTGGCTTCGGCGGCTTGCTTCACCTGTTTTGGCGGCTTGCTCAGCCCGGATTTGCGGCTCGTGCTTTTGCCCGTAACGGACGGCGGGAGCTTGAATACCGGTGCCTTGAAAGCGTTCATCTTGAGGCTCACGTCGGCGGTATCTTTGCCCTTTTTGACCGGTTCGAGCTTCAAAATGGAATCCAGCGAGGCGATATAGTTGCTGTCGGGCCATTCTTCGAGCACCATGCGCTTGTTCACCTCGACAATTTTTATGGTCGGGTGGTCGTTTTCGCAAGCAATTAAAAGTAATGGAAAGAGCAACAATAAAGGTTTCATGCTATAAAAATACTAAAAATGAGGTTGCAACTTGCCAAAATTCTAAAAAACAACTAAATTATAGCTCTCAACAATTACTTCACAGGAAGTTTATAATGAAAGAAGGTATCCACCCTAATTATCAACCGGTCGTGTTCGTCGATGCGAATACGGGTAAAGAATACATCACCCGCTCCACGAAGTCTTCCGCCGAAAAGAAGACTATCGATGGTGTTGAATATAACGTGATTTCCTTGGAAATCACTGCTGATACCCATCCGTTCTGGACGGGCAAGCAGCATCGCGTGGATACGGCTGGCCGTATCGACAGCTTCAACAAGCGCTATGGCGGCGGTGCTAACATCACCTCTGCAAAGCGTAAGACGCGCAAGGCTGCTCCGGTCAAGGCTGAAGAAGAAGCTTAATCTTCTTAAATTTTGGGGCCTCCCTAACTAGGGAGGCTTTTCTCTTATTTAACCCTGAGGACGCAAAATGAAAAAGAAACTTAGCATTTGTGCCGCTGCCTTCATCGCTCTTGCTATGACTGGCTGCGATAACGGTAAGACTGGTACCATCGAAGGTGAAGTTCGTGATGCTTTCACCAACAAGCCGTTGGAAATGCCGACCGTCGGTATGGACTCCACGATTTACACCACTCTTTCCAAGAAGTACGAATTCAACCAGGAACTCCGCAAGGGCAAGTTCAAGTTCGTCAAGGTTCCGGTTGGCGCTTATAGAGTTTATGCAGGTCGTTCCAAGTACGTGAAGACCCGTATGAAGATTGAAACGACGGAACAGAATCCGAACGCTTCTCTTATTCTTTACATTTACAGCGCTCAGGTTGATCCGGGTCTGTACCAGGGTACTCCGGAAGGACCGCTCAAGATTGATAACAAGTGGGTTGTCTACTCCACGAACTGCGATGAATCTATTGCTGGTTACCGCTTGAGCATGCCGCAGCAGCAGGCTGGTGATGCAAAGGCAAGCCTTGCTGAAAAGATTGGCGTCAAGAAGAAAGGCAAGAAGGGCAAGAAGGCTAAGAAGGCCGCCGCACCGGCCGCTGTTACTTCTGCCGTAACGAACCTCCCGGATCCGCGAGTCATCGAAGGCAAACTCGAAGTGTTCTACCACAACTCTTCTTCCGTGTCTACCGCAATCACGGCTAAGACCTATCCGGCTGTCGTCGCTCCGATCGCGTCTCACAAGGACTGCAAGGGCTTTGGCGCAGGCGAAACGAAGGGCGTGTTCCCGGTCAAGGACAAGGCAACCGATCTCAAGGTCGAATACGTTGCTGAAAACCTCTTCAAGATTACCGGCAACCTCCCGAAGGGCAAGCAGATTATTCAGCTTTCCCAGGACGGAAAGACTCTCCAGACCTACTATTTCGAAGCCAAGTAATTCGGAATACGTTTGAAATTAAAAGACGCTCGGTTCTTTGGAACCGGGCGTTTTTCTGTTTTTCAGCTCTAGATTTAACTGGATGGGGGCTGGATGCAAGATTTCACTGGATCCTTCACGGCTTACGCCGTTCAGGATGACGAGAAGTGGTTATGCCCCAGCAGCCTCTAATCGCTGCACATGGCAGTAGGCTAATTCCTTAGTTTTCTCGTCTCTGAGGTGCAGGCTGGAGCCTTCGCAGTAGCGCCAGTATTTGCAGGTCTTGCAGTCGCCTATTTTAGCCCAGCTGCGGTCGCGCATCACCTGATAGCGGTTTTGCCACACGTCCCAGAGGTCGTCTTTGTAGATGTTGCCTTGGATGTAGTCGCCGCGCAAGCTCGGGCAAGCCGAGATACTTCCGTCGCAGAGCACGGAAGAGACGTTTACGCCGGCGCGGCAGAAGAACGGGTAGTTGCGTGCGTCTTTCTCGTAGCTGCCTAGGAATCCTTCGCAGCCATAATTCACGTTGATGACGTTCATCGATTTTACTTCGCGGATGAAGTCGAACACTTGGCGGAATTCCTGGTTCGTAAGCTGGAACAGCGGATTGTCCTTGGCGCGGCCCTTCGGGAACACGGTTGCAATGCGCCAGCGCTTCACGCCGATTTTCAAAAGCAAGTCGAGAATCTTCGGGAGTTCTTTGAGGTTTTCGCGGTTCACGCAGGTCATCACGTCGAAGGTGAGTCCTTGCGTGTGGGCCGCCATGTCGATGGCGCGGAGGGCACGTTCAAAGCTATGCGGGTCGCCGCGGAAATGGTTGTGGTTTGCTTCGAGGCCGTCAAGACTGATGGTAAGCGAACGCAGCCCTGCGTTCAAGAGGCGCGAGTAGCGTTCGGGAGTCATCGCAAGACCGTTCGTGACCATGCCCCAGGGGTAGCCGCGTTTCTTGATTTCTAGGCCGCATTCTTCGAGGTCCGGGCGCATCAACGGTTCGCCGCCGGTTATGACCACGATAAAGTGCTTCGGGTCGATGTGCGGAGCGAGCTTGTCGAGCTCGTTCATAAAGTCTTCGCGGGGCATGTCGGGGATGGCGTCCTTGACGCAGTCGCTACCGCAGTGCAAACAGTGCAAGTTGCAGCGGAGCGTGCATTCCCAGAAAAAGTACGTGAGCGGGTGCGCCTTGATTTCGTTGTGGCGGTAAAGACGATAAGCTTCGAGAGCGAGTTTCTTTTTAAGCGAAAGTTGCATAATAATAGGTGGTAGAAAAGGTTAGTTTTTCTCAGGGCAGTCGATGGTGGGCCGACAGATAGTTTCTTTTCTTTCGGTTCCGGTTGCCAAATCTGTTAGGGTTTCTTCATAGCAAATGTCTGGCCCTATATATTTACAGTTCTCGATGCCACAGCCGTTTCCATACTCAGAATCTGCAAGATACGGAGCTTGTATATTCAGATTATTGCGGGGAATCTCGTTACGAATATCTGCATCCTCATAATAAATTTTTGGATGCCGAAGATATCTTATGTCGTTGTCGCATTCGATAATGTCGAATTCTTTGCCATTCTTTGTGACTGCTGTTGCGTTATAGCAATGAGTTGAAAAACATCCATAACCTGCTACGGCATCATCCTTGTTTTCACACCCGCTCCAGAAAAGTGCGAGTACCGAAAGTAAAAATTTTTTCCAATGTTTGTAGAACATAATTAGGTGGTAAAACTAATAATTTTCTTTGGTGTAATATTTCTTGTCGAAATCTTTTTTGGTGTTGGTGAATTTTTCTCCTTGTTTGTCGGTGCAATCCATATTGGTATTGCCTTCGGTTCTGCGGCAGGTGACTCCGTCATTGCAGGTGTATTTATAAGTGCATTTAGAATCTACACCGTATTCGGGGCACATGGCGTCAAAATCGCAAACCGTTAAATCCGTGTTTGGGTCTGATATTGCAAGGCATTCTTTGACGGTCTGCTCGATTTCTTTTAACTTGTCTTCGAAAATCTTTTGGCATTCTGCGTCAAGTGCGGGCTTGTTCTTTTCCCATTCCTCTTTCATTTTCAGGTAATTGAGGTATTCTTGCGTAGGGCGGGAGGTGCCGTCGCTGCAAACTTCGTCTTTGGTGATATTGTTCGGAGCGCCGTATAGAGCAACAAACATGTCTAGTTCTTGGCGCAAATTTGCAAGGCATTGCGGGACTGTTTGCAGTGTATTTGAAATGCTGTCGATTTTGCTAACGCTTGCGTGCTTTGCTTTTTCTTCAGCGTTGAATCTGGCTAGGTCTGCGGAGTATTGCGTTGCAAAATAGCTTATAACGGAATCTCCGGGAACACACGTCACTTCGCCTGTGCTGGAACTTGATGCTTCGAAACTTGACGATGAGGACAATTCGGAACTAGTTCCGGCTGACGAACTTGTCAAATCCTCGCTGGAACTAGATTCTACGGCGTTACTGGAACTTGGTGCGTTAGAACTAGAACTCTCATCGTTATTGTCTGAGCTGGATTCTATGCCCGAACCGTTGTCGCATGGGCAACCTGATTCCGTGACGCTGTCGCCGTTACACCCCGCCCAAAAGAAGGCGGTTGTCGTGAGTAGAAGATTTTTCCAGTGCTTGCGTATATTCATTCTTTGTCCTCAGTATAATACCTTATTCTAAAATCTTTCTCGTTGATTGAAAATTCTTTGTCTTGCTTGTCGGAGCCGTTTATTTGTAGAACGTGGCTGTCCTATTCTTCAGAATTCAGGCAATCGTTGATTTTCTTGTCTAATTTTTCGGTTTCCTCTTTAAAAACAGCGTTGTACTTTTCTTCGTATTGAGGCAATTTCTTTTTCTGTTCTTCGTCAAACGCTTGCTGCTCAAGGTATTCTTTGGTGGGCTTTGTTGTGCCGTCGCTACACTTGAGTTCTTTGGGCATTGAAGTGCCCGGAGCTCCATACAATGCGACAAAACCGCTTTCGAGAGAGTCTAGCATATTGTCAAGACATTGAGGAACGTCTTTGTCTTTGAATTGTTCCCTGATAATTTCACCGATTTTCCCAGAAGCTTCCCATTTAGCTCGGTCGGTGGCGTTAGATATGGCTTGGCGTTCCGTGTATTTTTCTGAACGATTGTAGTAAAAAAACGAGGTTGGATCTAGACTGCATGTAACTTGACTGCTAGAACTTTGTTCGGTGCTGCTGGAACTTGCGGGCTTTGTGGTGTATTTCCTATCGTAGCGTGTGCGGAATTCGGCCTCGTTATATTTGACTCCATCACAGTCGTAAGTTTTTTCGGAGATAAAAACAATGCCATATTCGGGGCAGGCTACGGCTCCCTTGAGGTCGCCGTCGTCGATAGGTGTACATGGTAAGGGTTCACCGGTTTTAAGCACTTCGTGTTCCTTGCAGTTGACACCGTCATCGCAAATGAGTTTTGTTTCGTTGACTTCACCGTTTGTTTTGACGCCCTTGCCGTCTTCGTAACAGGGAACTGCTACAACGCCGTATGCGGGCGCCGGTTGCACGAAACTGCTACTCGATTCGGCTATGCTAGACATAACCCCGTATAACGGAACACTGCTAGAAGCTGGTGCCACCACTGAAGAACTGGATTGATTGTTGTCCGTAGAAGAACTGGACTGCGAGTCTGTAGAAGAACTTGTAAAATTGGCTCCGTTACTGTCGACGGATGTCGGTGCGTTATCGCAGCTGTTCCAGAAAAATGCTGTCAGTGCTAGAGCAATTTTTTTCCAGTGTTTGTAAAACATTTTTAACTCCTCGTGCCCACTAGGGTCCTCACTTCTACAAATATATACAAAATAAGGCTTAAAATGCTCCAAAAAGGCGATAAAACCCGTGTACCGAAAAGATTTTGTTGCATCTGTTGCATATAGGCTTGTAGTAAGGAGTTTTGGTCAAAAATTCGCCCAGCCTCGCTCGGATTTTGCGTATAAAAGTTATATTTAGGTCACTATGAAAAAAGAAACGTTAGGAAGGGACGGTGTAAAGTCTAAGTCTTTGCGTCAGTCCTTTATGGAATGGAAGAATTCCCTTCATTGGGATAAGCCTCAAAATATAATGTTGGCGGTTACGATGTTTGTGCTCGTGGCTGCTTTCCTTATCTTTAACAATTTATCCGTGCCGTATGCGCGCCATTGGGATATCCAGTGGGGGTATTATTCGATTCTCGCTACGTTCCTGTTACTCGTGGCGGGCATTGTTGTCAATGCTCCGTTTGTGGCAAAGCATGTGCGTGGATTCTTGCCGAGCGGCAAGAGCTTTTGCGGGCTTGCGCTTTTGCTCATCGTGTTCTCGGTGTTCATTTTCGGGAACATCGGCAATACGCACCGCGTCTTGAGTGACGAGACAAGCTGGGAATCGATGGGTCTTCAGATGTATTTCCAGCATACGGGCGGTGTCTGTAACGAAGGCGTCTGGACCGATGGCGTTCTCGATTGCAAGACCGAAGTGAATAACTTCAAGGGCAAGGCGCTTGGTTTTGTCTATTCGCTTGTATTTAACTTTATGGAGCCGAACCGCGATACTGCGCTGATGGTGAACTACCCGTTCTACATCTTGAGCTTGATTGCGTTCTTCCTTGCGCTTAGCAAGTGGTTCAAAAGCGATAAGCTTGCGCTTGCGGCGACGGCGTTCTTGGGCGGCATGCCGATTTACTTGTTGCAGTCGCGCTCGGCATCGACCGAAGTTCTCTACATCCTCTTGCTTGCGGTACTCATGGCATGGTACGCGTTTGTGCCGACGAACAAGGTCACGTGGAAGCATTTCCTTTTGACGGTTCCGCTGCTTGGATTCTTTGCGCAGACCCGCCAGGAAACTGTATTTGCGTTTATCCCGTTTGCGCTTTACTATTACCGTTATTTCCTCGAAAAGCCGTACCGTTTGCCAGCCTTTGTGGCGTCGGTGATTGCAGTGAGCTGGCCTTCGATCAACACGATGGCGGCATATCGCGGGTACGACTTCCAGGGCGGTACGCATGCGGCGCACTCGATTGAAAACTTGTGGTACAACCTCAAGACGAATATCGAAGTCATGATGAACCTCAAGCCGGATTCTGCATTTGGCGGTATCATGGAAAATCCGTTCTACACGACGTTTACCGTGATTTTGCTTTTGGCAACGGTTTGGCTCCTGTTCCGCATGATTTACTCTCGCCGTTACGTGCGCGGATTTATCTTGGGCATCACGTTCTGCGTGCAGATTTTTGTGATTCTCCTGAACGTGTCTGGAACGTTTACGATTGATATCAACCAGCGCTATGTGCTTGTGGCGCTCCCGCTGTTTGCGCTCTTGATGGCGCTTGGTCTTTACGACGCACTCGTGTTTACGACGAAGATGAAGAGCGATGCTGCCGCTAAGATTGTGGCGGGGT
The sequence above is a segment of the Fibrobacter sp. UBA4297 genome. Coding sequences within it:
- a CDS encoding type B 50S ribosomal protein L31, whose amino-acid sequence is MKEGIHPNYQPVVFVDANTGKEYITRSTKSSAEKKTIDGVEYNVISLEITADTHPFWTGKQHRVDTAGRIDSFNKRYGGGANITSAKRKTRKAAPVKAEEEA
- a CDS encoding TIGR04133 family radical SAM/SPASM protein, encoding MQLSLKKKLALEAYRLYRHNEIKAHPLTYFFWECTLRCNLHCLHCGSDCVKDAIPDMPREDFMNELDKLAPHIDPKHFIVVITGGEPLMRPDLEECGLEIKKRGYPWGMVTNGLAMTPERYSRLLNAGLRSLTISLDGLEANHNHFRGDPHSFERALRAIDMAAHTQGLTFDVMTCVNRENLKELPKILDLLLKIGVKRWRIATVFPKGRAKDNPLFQLTNQEFRQVFDFIREVKSMNVINVNYGCEGFLGSYEKDARNYPFFCRAGVNVSSVLCDGSISACPSLRGDYIQGNIYKDDLWDVWQNRYQVMRDRSWAKIGDCKTCKYWRYCEGSSLHLRDEKTKELAYCHVQRLEAAGA
- a CDS encoding NPCBM/NEW2 domain-containing protein, whose translation is MKKETLGRDGVKSKSLRQSFMEWKNSLHWDKPQNIMLAVTMFVLVAAFLIFNNLSVPYARHWDIQWGYYSILATFLLLVAGIVVNAPFVAKHVRGFLPSGKSFCGLALLLIVFSVFIFGNIGNTHRVLSDETSWESMGLQMYFQHTGGVCNEGVWTDGVLDCKTEVNNFKGKALGFVYSLVFNFMEPNRDTALMVNYPFYILSLIAFFLALSKWFKSDKLALAATAFLGGMPIYLLQSRSASTEVLYILLLAVLMAWYAFVPTNKVTWKHFLLTVPLLGFFAQTRQETVFAFIPFALYYYRYFLEKPYRLPAFVASVIAVSWPSINTMAAYRGYDFQGGTHAAHSIENLWYNLKTNIEVMMNLKPDSAFGGIMENPFYTTFTVILLLATVWLLFRMIYSRRYVRGFILGITFCVQIFVILLNVSGTFTIDINQRYVLVALPLFALLMALGLYDALVFTTKMKSDAAAKIVAGFACLLSIGLMLYHAPSYKANMLYYKNKLLAEEDFLNTELAKYPKNSVFIYARPWQMLASGHTSFSESSFKSWSTEQFAEWMQKSGGNIYLVRGQDGYGKVNRNSRVVGFKTTDQIDDILGAYKNERVLMEARLFGYGLAIYKIISKKGVSHYAQNFMVSEETDGMIVVNKRFPESIACDYKVNDKDQGEMLVSNSADTLLLDSAKIRAGLNRVVLSCYMSDEDTLVTYRDFFVDAPNVALLSKLQMGKFFQEWGEPQMNETVDHHKITIDGEPFRYGIGSHANSAIEFPLARNYDWLNVVVGLDDESACGDGAYFAVEADGREIYHSKKLYTTDKERLKLDIKGAKSINLRVLMGNDKDCDHGDWAHAWLEAEK